A DNA window from Ranitomeya imitator isolate aRanImi1 chromosome 2, aRanImi1.pri, whole genome shotgun sequence contains the following coding sequences:
- the VCF1 gene encoding protein VCF1 has product MLPDSRKRRRNNDVSQLPQTKRSNRSQTFQDWEAEAESLGSDSSNGSLDRSSGSENPQTMAGSGPATPQPVSVPEQSALNQGPYVHINQILKEAHFSSLQQRGCPSS; this is encoded by the exons ATGTTGCCTGATAGCAg AAAGAGACGGCGAAACAATGATGTCTCCCAGCTCCCACAGACTAAACGGAGCAACAGGAGCCAAACATTCCAGGACTGGGAGGCCGAGGCAGAG TCTTTAGGGAGCGACAGCAGTAACGGGAGCCTGGATCGAAGCAGCGGCTCTGAGAATCCCCAGACCATGGCCGGATCGGGCCCTGCTACACCACAGCCAGTCTCCGTTCCAGAGCAGTCGGCGCTAAATCAAGGACCCTATGTGCACATCAACCAGATCTTAAAGGAAGCGCATTTCTCCAGTCTACAACAGCGGGGCTGCCCCTCGTCCTGA
- the MTNAP1 gene encoding mitochondrial nucleoid-associated protein 1 isoform X2: MKDPSSPMDVCPFCGKAFKRLKSHLPHCKMAENKSKTTRSDPGDQSRTAIQVPMKRTGTTLSNVDKQDMKVKAKSKTVLKIQVQQGKTISSSRTTATKVRKVTSGNMMTQQIAVATIEESKKALQTAIRTSQMVTLPKEQDQQLVALAEPMLPIQQAVILKTNLERSVPITVESPRSGNTETVRDQVSTEKFDGDLIRLFVPNRISEKDIVVSSDGVRPHRQVHLDPNFVSKFPSGSTKALMVFEWSTNFSQEGVKTQIPGIAQVGCNLKTEMHDIKVFGTTGKSMDIKMDVLVPPKTMKIVVGHLGLHWIPQLYPNYVQLCIVPGRQDQWDPLGRGTRMSDPIRNLPASKIARTESMLESQSTSKRLMDVRLGELPHWLANHNFTPRNLTTFMANAWERYYNKYINVKKGGAGGLTMLLAGYCVLSYSWNFDHIKQDRWRKYH; encoded by the exons ATGAAAGATCCATCTTCTCCAATGGATGTTTGCCCGTTTTGCGGGAAGGCTTTTAAGAGACTGAAATCCCATTTACCCCATTGTAAGATGGCTGAAAACAAAAGCAAAACTACAAGGTCAGACCCTGGAGACCAAAGTAGGACTGCCATACAGGTGCCCATGAAAAGGACGGGCACAACTTTGTCAAACGTAGATAAACAGGACATGAAAGTAAAAGCGAAAAGTAAGACAGTACTAAAAATTCAAGTTCAGCAAGGCAAAACCATATCCTCATCCCGGACGACAGCAACGAAAGTGAGAAAAGTCACATCAGGAAACATGATGACCCAGCAGATAGCTGTAGCAACCATCGAAGAGTCCAAGAAAGCTCTACAGACAGCCATAAGGACAAGTCAAATGGTTACCTTACCAAAAGAGCAAGATCAACAGCTGGTGGCATTGGCAGAACCTATGTTGCCAATTCAGCAGGCCGTTATATTAAAGACCAATCTTGAGAGATCGGTACCAATTACTGTGGAAAGTCCAAGATCAGGCAACACTGAAACTGTGAGAGACCAAGTCAGTACTGAAAAGTTTGACGGAGATTTGATCCGATTATTTGTGCCCAATCGCATCTCAGAAAAAGACATTGTAGTGAGTTCAGATGGGGTACGGCCTCACAGACAGGTCCATTTGGACCCAAATTTTGTTTCAAAGTTTCCTTCAGGATCTACCAAGGCTTTGATGGTCTTCGAGTGGTCTACCAACTTttctcaggaaggggttaaaacacaaatACCGGGAATTGCCCAAGTTGGGTGCAATTTAAAAACTGAAATGCATGATATTAAAGTATTTGGGACTACCGGGAAGTCTATGGATATCAAGATGGACGTGTTAGTCCCACCCAAGACTATGAAGATAGTCGTTGGTCACTTAGGGCTGCACTGGATTCCACAGTTGTATCCCAATTATGTCCAATTGTGCATAGTTCCTGGAAGACAAGATCAATGGGATCCACTTGGTAGAGGAACAAGGATGTCAGACCCAATAAGAAATCTACCTG CTTCCAAGATTGCTCGTACCGAGTCCATGCTAGAAAGCCAGTCTACATCCAAGCGCCTGATGGATGTCAGACTCGGGGAGCTTCCACACTGGTTGGCCAACCATAACTTTACACCAAGGAACCTTACAACTTTTATGGCAAACG CTTGGGAACGCTACTACAACAAGTACATCAATGTGAAGAAAGGCGGCGCGGGAGGGCTGACGATGCTTCTCGCGGGTTACTGCGTTCTCAGCTATTCCTGGAACTTTGACCATATAA AGCAGGATCGCTGGAGAAAATATCACTGA
- the MTNAP1 gene encoding mitochondrial nucleoid-associated protein 1 isoform X1, with the protein MKDPSSPMDVCPFCGKAFKRLKSHLPHCKMAENKSKTTRSDPGDQSRTAIQVPMKRTGTTLSNVDKQDMKVKAKSKTVLKIQVQQGKTISSSRTTATKVRKVTSGNMMTQQIAVATIEESKKALQTAIRTSQMVTLPKEQDQQLVALAEPMLPIQQAVILKTNLERSVPITVESPRSGNTETVRDQVSTEKFDGDLIRLFVPNRISEKDIVVSSDGVRPHRQVHLDPNFVSKFPSGSTKALMVFEWSTNFSQEGVKTQIPGIAQVGCNLKTEMHDIKVFGTTGKSMDIKMDVLVPPKTMKIVVGHLGLHWIPQLYPNYVQLCIVPGRQDQWDPLGRGTRMSDPIRNLPEASKIARTESMLESQSTSKRLMDVRLGELPHWLANHNFTPRNLTTFMANAWERYYNKYINVKKGGAGGLTMLLAGYCVLSYSWNFDHIKQDRWRKYH; encoded by the exons ATGAAAGATCCATCTTCTCCAATGGATGTTTGCCCGTTTTGCGGGAAGGCTTTTAAGAGACTGAAATCCCATTTACCCCATTGTAAGATGGCTGAAAACAAAAGCAAAACTACAAGGTCAGACCCTGGAGACCAAAGTAGGACTGCCATACAGGTGCCCATGAAAAGGACGGGCACAACTTTGTCAAACGTAGATAAACAGGACATGAAAGTAAAAGCGAAAAGTAAGACAGTACTAAAAATTCAAGTTCAGCAAGGCAAAACCATATCCTCATCCCGGACGACAGCAACGAAAGTGAGAAAAGTCACATCAGGAAACATGATGACCCAGCAGATAGCTGTAGCAACCATCGAAGAGTCCAAGAAAGCTCTACAGACAGCCATAAGGACAAGTCAAATGGTTACCTTACCAAAAGAGCAAGATCAACAGCTGGTGGCATTGGCAGAACCTATGTTGCCAATTCAGCAGGCCGTTATATTAAAGACCAATCTTGAGAGATCGGTACCAATTACTGTGGAAAGTCCAAGATCAGGCAACACTGAAACTGTGAGAGACCAAGTCAGTACTGAAAAGTTTGACGGAGATTTGATCCGATTATTTGTGCCCAATCGCATCTCAGAAAAAGACATTGTAGTGAGTTCAGATGGGGTACGGCCTCACAGACAGGTCCATTTGGACCCAAATTTTGTTTCAAAGTTTCCTTCAGGATCTACCAAGGCTTTGATGGTCTTCGAGTGGTCTACCAACTTttctcaggaaggggttaaaacacaaatACCGGGAATTGCCCAAGTTGGGTGCAATTTAAAAACTGAAATGCATGATATTAAAGTATTTGGGACTACCGGGAAGTCTATGGATATCAAGATGGACGTGTTAGTCCCACCCAAGACTATGAAGATAGTCGTTGGTCACTTAGGGCTGCACTGGATTCCACAGTTGTATCCCAATTATGTCCAATTGTGCATAGTTCCTGGAAGACAAGATCAATGGGATCCACTTGGTAGAGGAACAAGGATGTCAGACCCAATAAGAAATCTACCTG AAGCTTCCAAGATTGCTCGTACCGAGTCCATGCTAGAAAGCCAGTCTACATCCAAGCGCCTGATGGATGTCAGACTCGGGGAGCTTCCACACTGGTTGGCCAACCATAACTTTACACCAAGGAACCTTACAACTTTTATGGCAAACG CTTGGGAACGCTACTACAACAAGTACATCAATGTGAAGAAAGGCGGCGCGGGAGGGCTGACGATGCTTCTCGCGGGTTACTGCGTTCTCAGCTATTCCTGGAACTTTGACCATATAA AGCAGGATCGCTGGAGAAAATATCACTGA